A window from Puniceicoccus vermicola encodes these proteins:
- a CDS encoding NAD(P)-dependent oxidoreductase, producing the protein MNRKSARLLAILNEEESRTFFPCGLDAASGGIPWELKQVLPENCTNLEDLIREYQPTVIIGAWSTPLLPEVDGQSPAPYYCHVCGSVRKQVPRTMIEKGMIVTNWGNTVAAIVAETALMLALASLRNLTHHFYAIHLEDAWRRETPIPAESLYGARIGIHGFGLIGQELSSLLKPFGVRTFAYDPYQDESVFKAKGVSTESSLEELFSSSDVLFECCALTDKTHGIVSRSLLESMPNGALFVNVARGKLVDQSALTERVANGFLRAGLDVFDNEPLAGDSLLRGERNLVATPHIGGNTADARVKAGRLALANIKRFLNGEELTSTVSPEQFDMMT; encoded by the coding sequence GTGAACCGCAAGTCTGCTCGATTGCTCGCCATATTGAACGAGGAGGAAAGTCGGACGTTCTTTCCCTGTGGTTTGGATGCGGCGAGCGGTGGCATTCCCTGGGAGTTGAAACAGGTTCTTCCAGAGAACTGCACGAACTTAGAGGATTTAATTCGAGAATATCAACCGACCGTGATTATTGGGGCCTGGTCGACTCCGCTCCTGCCGGAGGTTGATGGTCAGTCGCCCGCTCCGTATTACTGTCACGTTTGTGGATCGGTTCGAAAACAGGTCCCGCGGACGATGATCGAGAAGGGTATGATCGTCACGAACTGGGGAAATACAGTTGCGGCGATCGTGGCCGAAACGGCACTGATGCTGGCCTTAGCCTCGTTACGTAATCTCACTCATCATTTTTATGCGATTCACTTGGAGGATGCGTGGAGACGTGAGACACCCATTCCGGCGGAAAGCCTCTATGGAGCCCGGATCGGGATTCACGGTTTTGGATTAATCGGTCAAGAATTGTCGAGCTTGCTAAAACCTTTCGGGGTGAGGACTTTTGCGTATGATCCTTATCAGGATGAATCGGTTTTTAAGGCAAAAGGTGTCTCTACAGAGAGCTCCTTGGAGGAGCTTTTCTCGTCGAGTGATGTCCTTTTTGAATGCTGTGCGTTGACGGATAAAACTCACGGAATCGTCTCACGCTCACTCCTTGAGTCGATGCCTAACGGTGCCCTTTTTGTGAATGTGGCCAGAGGCAAGTTGGTTGATCAATCGGCGTTAACCGAGCGGGTGGCGAATGGATTCCTGCGCGCTGGATTGGATGTATTCGACAACGAGCCTCTCGCTGGCGACTCACTCCTGCGAGGGGAGCGAAATTTGGTAGCGACTCCCCATATTGGCGGAAATACGGCGGATGCTCGCGTTAAAGCTGGCCGCCTCGCCCTCGCGAACATCAAACGGTTCCTCAATGGGGAAGAACTTACCAGCACGGTGAGTCCTGAGCAGTTCGATATGATGACTTGA
- a CDS encoding heparinase II/III domain-containing protein, which translates to MEKIIPILALCLGTILTQQSTGCTGDATEGPKTANPTPSRPQASEDSFFATGKQPHLFVHSPQQWELLQTRLNKEPYASEIARLRTSLEARMDRFDWEQDTEPRPNNAMSDLRPAGDFIAALSFLYRLEQREEDLEALLETVNYVLNLPAWGVHKYGGPNVDLAGAHVMFGLSLAYDWCGPDLPSEVTATIQEELLARATQMAEFVNGKGLPGYQNNHNALRLLGLISVGVSLRNEDPRAQAIIHKAMEVAAPTFEALSHTDGFFAAEGVPYWQYGLSALVPIGVIAKENLGIDWFRGNQGLENVPLAQAYFLLPPESRLVETNSAGLTRPRLDVLNFGDGPSKSWHDYTKYMTYLAREYRSGLAQWLSDENRRNITGHNPLTRFLGLIWYDPKVQPQSPENLPTQHWFKEQGIFLWRSSWTGNGTVIGIKSTPPGGRFTTETYPFNPGSSHSQPDAGTFLVFGNRSWLIAPPGYTKDRQTSYANTLLVNGNSQIGSNDNWLHTDAYAREKRFPRIVSVDTNHQITRIQCDLTPAYRDPGLIRCTRTFYLVDATTWIIIDEIHHQSPATAEAIFHSESSFFLTDSLHARTSVGDSEFNVTMLPLEKTDASLIVKEQIEWMKKEGKIRKNVLTVQAQPGTQLKWATLFQLVNPKDMSGQLTLDASTGSVIYEKNGHSEILD; encoded by the coding sequence ATGGAAAAAATAATCCCAATTTTAGCACTTTGCCTCGGAACCATTCTCACCCAGCAGAGTACCGGATGCACCGGAGATGCAACTGAAGGACCTAAAACTGCCAATCCGACTCCCTCGCGCCCCCAAGCCTCTGAAGACTCGTTTTTTGCTACCGGCAAACAACCACATCTATTCGTCCACTCCCCGCAACAATGGGAACTTCTGCAAACCCGTCTCAACAAAGAGCCCTACGCTTCCGAGATTGCCCGGTTGCGAACATCACTAGAAGCCCGAATGGATCGATTCGACTGGGAGCAGGACACCGAACCCCGCCCGAACAATGCGATGTCCGACCTCCGACCTGCGGGAGATTTCATCGCCGCGCTTTCTTTCCTCTATCGGCTCGAACAACGTGAAGAGGATCTTGAAGCTCTCCTAGAGACCGTCAACTATGTCCTCAACTTACCAGCGTGGGGAGTTCATAAATACGGCGGCCCGAACGTCGATTTGGCCGGAGCACACGTTATGTTCGGCCTGTCATTGGCCTATGACTGGTGCGGACCTGATCTTCCCAGTGAAGTCACCGCTACGATTCAAGAAGAGCTACTGGCACGCGCGACCCAAATGGCCGAATTTGTAAATGGGAAAGGCCTCCCAGGCTATCAGAATAACCACAATGCGTTACGACTTCTCGGTCTTATCTCTGTTGGGGTTTCATTGAGAAACGAGGATCCGCGGGCCCAAGCCATTATCCACAAGGCTATGGAAGTCGCCGCACCTACCTTTGAAGCATTATCCCATACCGACGGGTTCTTCGCAGCAGAAGGAGTTCCCTACTGGCAATACGGCCTCTCGGCGCTGGTCCCGATTGGGGTGATCGCCAAAGAGAATCTTGGCATTGACTGGTTTCGCGGGAACCAAGGACTGGAGAACGTTCCACTCGCCCAGGCCTACTTTCTCCTCCCACCCGAGAGCAGACTCGTCGAAACGAACTCGGCCGGGCTGACTCGACCCAGGCTTGACGTTCTCAATTTCGGCGACGGCCCCTCGAAGAGCTGGCACGATTACACGAAATACATGACTTATCTCGCGAGAGAGTACCGGAGTGGGCTCGCCCAATGGTTGTCCGACGAAAATCGAAGAAACATTACGGGCCACAATCCACTAACTCGGTTTCTCGGCCTGATCTGGTACGATCCGAAAGTACAGCCACAATCGCCCGAAAATCTTCCGACTCAACACTGGTTCAAAGAGCAGGGAATCTTTCTTTGGCGGAGCTCCTGGACGGGAAACGGTACCGTTATCGGCATCAAGTCCACTCCTCCCGGCGGCCGTTTCACGACCGAAACCTACCCATTCAATCCAGGCAGCAGCCACAGCCAGCCGGATGCCGGAACGTTTTTGGTATTCGGCAATCGGAGTTGGCTGATCGCCCCTCCCGGTTATACCAAGGACCGGCAAACCTCCTATGCAAATACACTTCTCGTAAACGGCAACAGCCAGATCGGATCCAACGATAACTGGCTCCATACAGACGCCTATGCTCGGGAGAAGCGTTTCCCGAGAATTGTCTCGGTCGATACAAACCATCAAATCACACGGATCCAATGCGACCTCACCCCGGCCTATCGGGATCCCGGTCTCATTCGATGCACGAGGACATTCTATCTCGTCGATGCAACCACTTGGATCATTATTGACGAGATCCATCATCAATCGCCAGCAACAGCCGAAGCGATTTTTCACAGCGAAAGCTCATTTTTCCTGACGGACAGCCTTCACGCCCGGACTTCTGTCGGGGACAGCGAGTTCAATGTAACTATGCTTCCCCTAGAGAAAACCGATGCCTCGCTCATCGTCAAAGAACAAATCGAGTGGATGAAGAAGGAGGGAAAGATTCGAAAGAATGTCCTCACGGTCCAGGCACAACCCGGGACGCAGCTAAAATGGGCAACCCTATTCCAACTTGTCAATCCGAAGGATATGAGTGGACAACTGACTCTCGACGCCTCCACAGGCTCCGTCATTTATGAAAAAAACGGCCACTCAGAGATCCTCGACTAG
- a CDS encoding autotransporter-associated beta strand repeat-containing protein, which yields MNILPHYQPYSRKLVPLLIGMVPVLGLQATDYQWDSSSSGGWGDSINWSPVGIPGVSDNVTGASQLGNLEVRGNESIDNFSYAGNIGNWQVVGVGDVSLSIGGTLSLSGDDNLAFRKSSGSNTFDLSVNNIDMSGSGILLVGANNSVNSIQNLSVSGTTSVGTGGQLRINVDNDYSIGEVVASGGGEVYLNSAPQDKGPIMATSSGLSGGGGTIFGGLFSGNATTLRIEVLSAKSSGTVLADLDSSLALVVAGSSSQTLYGNNTYTGGTEVESGSLVAGSTSALGSGNVTVNGGTLDSESSVVHIGGSLNLNGGELQINGENIGSYQLASGEVLTLDGGTIVFDYDKDAEINDVITSLGGAAMFNLIDGIIDLGGSDWDYSTTYTLFSGFDSGTVGTITFENYDTANWEASLNSSGELSFEAIPESQAILTVIPGVVGLFVLFRRRRK from the coding sequence ATGAATATCCTACCTCACTACCAACCGTATTCTCGCAAACTCGTTCCTCTTTTAATTGGCATGGTTCCGGTTTTAGGTCTTCAGGCAACTGACTACCAATGGGATAGTTCTTCCTCTGGGGGATGGGGGGATTCCATCAATTGGAGTCCGGTCGGAATTCCCGGAGTTTCAGATAACGTGACCGGTGCCAGTCAGTTGGGCAATCTCGAAGTCCGTGGAAACGAGTCAATTGATAATTTTAGCTACGCAGGCAATATCGGTAACTGGCAGGTCGTCGGCGTTGGGGATGTTAGTTTATCGATCGGCGGGACATTATCCTTATCAGGTGACGATAACCTGGCTTTCCGGAAGTCCTCTGGATCAAATACGTTTGATCTATCGGTCAACAATATCGACATGTCGGGTTCGGGCATTCTATTGGTTGGGGCCAATAACAGTGTAAACTCGATTCAGAATCTTTCTGTCTCGGGAACGACATCAGTAGGCACCGGGGGGCAGCTAAGGATAAATGTCGATAACGATTACAGTATTGGAGAAGTCGTTGCCTCAGGTGGGGGAGAGGTCTATCTCAATTCAGCTCCTCAGGATAAAGGCCCGATCATGGCAACCAGTTCGGGGCTTTCCGGTGGTGGAGGTACCATTTTTGGAGGTCTTTTTTCTGGGAACGCAACGACTCTACGGATTGAAGTCCTTTCGGCAAAGAGTTCGGGAACGGTTCTGGCAGATCTAGATTCTAGTCTTGCTCTCGTCGTAGCCGGTAGCTCATCCCAGACTTTATACGGAAACAATACCTATACTGGAGGCACGGAAGTCGAGTCGGGGTCTTTGGTCGCGGGGTCGACCAGTGCGCTGGGATCTGGCAATGTCACGGTTAATGGAGGCACCCTGGATAGCGAATCTAGTGTAGTTCATATTGGAGGGTCGCTTAATCTGAATGGCGGAGAACTCCAGATCAATGGGGAGAATATTGGCAGCTACCAATTGGCATCGGGAGAGGTCCTTACCTTGGATGGAGGGACGATCGTGTTCGACTACGATAAGGATGCCGAAATCAATGATGTGATCACGAGTTTGGGCGGGGCGGCGATGTTTAATCTGATTGATGGGATCATTGACCTCGGCGGCTCTGATTGGGATTATTCTACGACCTATACCCTGTTTTCCGGTTTTGATTCGGGCACTGTGGGAACGATCACCTTTGAGAATTATGATACGGCGAATTGGGAAGCGAGTCTGAATAGTTCTGGAGAATTGAGTTTTGAGGCGATACCTGAATCCCAAGCCATTCTGACTGTGATTCCCGGTGTGGTCGGCCTTTTTGTGCTGTTCCGTCGCCGCCGCAAATAA
- a CDS encoding DUF6250 domain-containing protein, giving the protein MSHYVSGSEPVDLSTTSLEVDWFAVETFESEDWENRWVVESQGPRAYIEAGELKVRPVDNNRKQAGTTIWMRQALPPDVVIRVTASTAAVEGDNACNLNFFVHAREENGSALQFGRSGLYRDYHSIPNYIFTLTGGFMPGWARARLDPGFHLLSDQRQFRSEPDTDYEFVIVVSGPRLRYFLNGRKVHDFTLDDPLEGGWFGLRTWFSSVNFEQVQIGRLIGETPQG; this is encoded by the coding sequence ATGAGCCACTATGTGTCGGGTTCCGAGCCGGTGGACCTCTCTACAACTTCTCTTGAAGTAGACTGGTTTGCAGTGGAGACCTTTGAGTCTGAGGATTGGGAAAATCGTTGGGTGGTAGAGTCGCAAGGTCCACGGGCATATATTGAAGCGGGTGAACTCAAAGTGCGGCCGGTCGACAACAATCGAAAGCAGGCAGGCACTACGATCTGGATGCGTCAGGCGTTGCCCCCCGATGTCGTGATTCGGGTGACGGCTTCGACCGCAGCGGTTGAGGGAGACAATGCATGTAACCTGAATTTTTTCGTTCATGCTCGGGAGGAGAATGGATCCGCGCTGCAGTTTGGTCGCAGTGGGCTTTATCGGGACTATCACTCGATTCCCAATTACATCTTCACGCTGACTGGAGGGTTCATGCCCGGTTGGGCCAGAGCCCGTCTGGATCCCGGTTTTCATCTCCTGAGTGACCAGCGGCAGTTTCGTTCCGAGCCCGACACCGATTACGAGTTTGTGATTGTCGTCTCGGGTCCTCGTTTGCGCTACTTTTTGAATGGCAGGAAAGTTCACGATTTCACTTTGGATGATCCTCTGGAAGGAGGCTGGTTCGGCCTACGAACGTGGTTCTCCAGTGTCAATTTTGAGCAGGTGCAGATCGGACGACTGATCGGTGAAACTCCTCAAGGTTGA
- a CDS encoding sodium:solute symporter family transporter produces MTPSNIEYVVIGGYLVMLLGVGFALRKLSTDVSDYFRSGCKGTWYLVGSSAFMASFSAWTFTGAAGVAFESGWSVTVIYASNAIGFFLNFLFLAPWFRQMRAITAPEVIRNRFGVGTQQFYAGFSVITALLYGALHLYGLALFTSAIFGFPIKGVIVVIGFVVLFYSLTGGSWAVMATDFLQSLILIPLTLLVCILCLIELKGFSGLLEGIRSQGLSQDFQLFNEPGRFTASSFTITWAIAMACKNIFSYNTLGAAPRYFAVKDGREARKAALLACIMMTVGIVVWIVPPMAARLLIADQIDALEISKPAEASYALMSLSLLPDGLVGLMVVAIFAATMSSMDTGLNRNAAIITQDVYPSLCKILGITPSEAVGRLWIGRGFTIFFGASIISLALYFSGQDGKGIFDIMLLIGAMLGIPLAVPLLLCLFIRRVPRWAAVSSVIAALIPSVLGHYSAELFGASWNFQEQILYNLCAGTVGFLGSALFWKHSSQQYRKQVDHFFLQMHTPVDFEKEIGEANDDVQLRLLGRFGLAITLFIGALALIPNPWTGRLAILSVAFFIGSISGLMLRAGNRRKS; encoded by the coding sequence ATGACTCCAAGCAACATAGAATACGTGGTAATCGGGGGCTATCTGGTTATGCTCCTCGGTGTTGGATTCGCTCTGCGCAAATTAAGTACCGATGTAAGTGACTATTTTCGCAGCGGATGCAAAGGCACCTGGTATCTTGTCGGTTCCAGTGCCTTTATGGCCTCCTTTAGTGCGTGGACCTTTACAGGGGCGGCCGGAGTCGCTTTTGAGAGCGGGTGGTCCGTAACCGTCATCTACGCTTCCAACGCAATCGGATTCTTCCTCAACTTTCTGTTTCTCGCTCCTTGGTTTCGACAAATGCGGGCTATTACTGCACCAGAGGTCATCCGAAATCGTTTCGGGGTGGGAACCCAGCAATTCTACGCGGGGTTCTCGGTCATAACGGCCCTTTTATACGGAGCTCTTCATCTCTACGGGCTCGCTCTCTTCACCTCCGCTATTTTTGGATTTCCCATCAAGGGAGTGATTGTCGTGATTGGGTTCGTCGTTCTTTTTTATTCTCTTACGGGCGGGAGCTGGGCAGTGATGGCGACGGACTTCCTCCAAAGCCTGATCCTGATACCTCTCACTCTCTTGGTCTGCATCCTCTGCCTCATCGAATTGAAAGGATTCAGCGGTCTCCTAGAGGGAATCCGCAGCCAAGGCCTTAGCCAGGACTTTCAATTGTTCAACGAACCCGGGCGATTCACCGCCAGCTCTTTCACCATTACCTGGGCCATCGCGATGGCTTGCAAAAATATTTTCAGTTACAATACTTTAGGTGCCGCGCCCCGATATTTCGCCGTCAAAGATGGCAGAGAAGCCCGCAAAGCCGCCCTTCTCGCCTGTATCATGATGACCGTTGGGATCGTGGTTTGGATCGTTCCACCCATGGCGGCTCGACTTCTCATCGCAGACCAAATAGACGCGCTTGAAATTTCCAAGCCAGCCGAAGCCTCGTACGCACTGATGAGTCTCTCTCTCCTGCCGGATGGGCTCGTTGGCCTCATGGTGGTCGCGATCTTCGCTGCAACGATGAGTTCTATGGATACGGGCCTGAACCGGAATGCCGCTATCATCACCCAGGATGTCTATCCCAGCCTGTGTAAAATACTTGGTATCACTCCCAGCGAGGCTGTTGGGCGACTTTGGATAGGACGAGGTTTCACCATATTCTTCGGTGCCTCGATCATCTCCCTGGCACTCTACTTCTCTGGTCAAGATGGCAAGGGGATCTTCGACATCATGCTCTTAATCGGGGCAATGCTCGGGATTCCTCTGGCGGTTCCGCTCCTCCTCTGTCTGTTCATTCGCCGCGTTCCCCGCTGGGCCGCGGTTTCTTCAGTGATCGCTGCACTCATTCCGTCCGTACTCGGGCACTACAGCGCAGAGCTTTTCGGAGCATCCTGGAACTTCCAAGAACAGATTCTCTACAACCTCTGCGCCGGCACAGTTGGATTTCTCGGCTCGGCCCTTTTCTGGAAGCACTCCTCGCAACAATATCGAAAGCAAGTCGATCACTTCTTTTTGCAAATGCACACTCCGGTCGACTTCGAAAAGGAAATCGGTGAGGCCAACGACGATGTACAGCTTCGTCTTCTCGGCCGGTTCGGACTCGCGATCACCCTTTTTATCGGGGCGCTCGCACTCATTCCCAATCCCTGGACAGGCCGACTGGCCATTCTGTCCGTGGCATTCTTCATCGGCTCAATATCCGGGTTGATGCTTCGTGCAGGAAACAGACGAAAGAGCTAG
- a CDS encoding sugar phosphate isomerase/epimerase family protein, whose product MNWSFSTLGCPHRTLQEAFALARRYNLSSLEIRALNGNVNLRDNLIEIFGSPRSACGLAQSLPLPICSLDSSVRVIGPSQEDWTELEALAPWADALNVPSIRVFDGRPRLGDLQETHLQQVRDFFVWWNQKRDDHGWKVDVIVETHDILLTTEAIKRFQSILETPAKILWDTHHTWSKGEEDPQSTWQSIAPWVAHIHVKDRRKGSNPGEPETFALPGEGNFPFATLIPELEAYNFSGPVSLEWEKFWKPELPELSEALEACRRMNWWGSPPNPSAS is encoded by the coding sequence ATGAACTGGTCATTCTCCACCCTGGGCTGCCCTCACAGAACGCTCCAGGAAGCATTCGCTCTGGCGCGACGATACAACCTGTCCTCTCTTGAAATTCGTGCTCTCAATGGAAACGTCAACCTGAGAGACAACCTCATAGAAATATTCGGCTCTCCGAGATCGGCCTGCGGCCTCGCTCAATCTCTCCCACTGCCAATCTGTAGTTTGGATTCATCGGTTCGTGTAATCGGTCCGTCCCAAGAAGATTGGACTGAACTCGAGGCGCTTGCACCTTGGGCAGACGCCCTCAACGTGCCATCCATTCGAGTATTTGACGGTCGGCCTAGACTCGGGGATCTACAAGAAACCCACCTCCAGCAAGTTCGTGATTTTTTTGTATGGTGGAACCAGAAGCGAGACGACCACGGCTGGAAAGTTGACGTGATTGTCGAAACTCATGACATCCTGCTAACCACCGAAGCGATCAAACGCTTCCAATCAATACTCGAAACTCCAGCGAAGATCCTCTGGGACACCCATCACACATGGAGTAAAGGCGAAGAAGATCCACAAAGCACTTGGCAGTCGATTGCACCGTGGGTTGCCCACATCCATGTCAAAGACCGCCGAAAGGGTTCCAACCCCGGCGAACCCGAAACCTTCGCTCTGCCTGGCGAAGGGAACTTCCCGTTTGCCACTTTGATCCCCGAACTGGAGGCCTATAACTTCTCCGGCCCCGTCAGCCTCGAGTGGGAAAAGTTCTGGAAACCAGAACTCCCCGAGCTGTCCGAGGCCCTCGAAGCCTGTCGCAGAATGAACTGGTGGGGTAGCCCACCGAACCCCTCCGCATCATGA
- a CDS encoding LacI family DNA-binding transcriptional regulator produces MLNQRALADQLGLSQTTVSRALRNHPSIAPATRERVWQEAQKAGYRPNPQVSALMEQIRQGRTPEIHSTIAILSGTDPKHFPRNSTTQRLYQGHCEHAQEYGYSTEVFPVPSNQKQSVELDRILYSRGIAGIIFAYSGGEEGLPIPDLHWDRYAIATVSDVFAHLPIDRASTDHQRNTNRAYLELLRRGYKRIGICLPEHSIEARDGYDNSWLSAYLACNFRRPKSLQIPVFTGTIHDTKCSRFQSWYERHRPDALITLLGEEIQWLNELKLAPPQDIGLVSLNRPPDSHLSGIDENNLQVGRAVCELVVSRLTHNQLGLPTSPRRVLVDGIWCEGETLSNPSAPIPPRGGPRV; encoded by the coding sequence ATGCTCAACCAGCGCGCACTTGCCGATCAACTCGGACTCTCTCAGACGACCGTTTCGCGCGCGTTACGCAATCATCCCTCCATTGCTCCCGCGACTCGGGAGCGCGTCTGGCAGGAAGCCCAAAAAGCGGGCTACCGTCCCAACCCGCAGGTCAGCGCCCTCATGGAACAGATTCGCCAAGGTCGCACACCGGAGATCCACAGCACCATCGCCATTCTCTCGGGAACCGACCCAAAGCACTTTCCAAGAAACTCCACGACCCAGCGACTCTACCAAGGCCATTGCGAACACGCTCAGGAATACGGATACAGCACCGAGGTCTTCCCCGTGCCCTCCAACCAGAAGCAAAGTGTCGAGCTCGATCGCATTCTCTACTCACGGGGAATCGCGGGCATCATTTTTGCCTATTCGGGTGGAGAAGAAGGTCTCCCCATCCCGGACCTCCATTGGGACCGCTATGCTATCGCTACGGTCAGTGACGTATTCGCGCACCTTCCCATCGACCGCGCCTCAACCGACCACCAGCGCAATACGAACCGCGCCTACCTCGAACTCCTCCGCCGCGGATACAAGCGAATCGGAATCTGCCTCCCCGAGCACTCAATTGAAGCGCGTGACGGCTATGACAATTCGTGGCTTTCGGCTTACCTTGCCTGCAATTTCAGACGCCCGAAGTCGCTTCAGATTCCAGTTTTCACCGGAACGATTCACGACACCAAATGCTCCCGGTTTCAGTCCTGGTATGAGCGCCATCGCCCAGATGCCCTGATCACCCTCCTCGGCGAAGAAATTCAGTGGCTCAACGAACTGAAACTCGCTCCTCCTCAAGACATCGGACTCGTCTCCCTCAATCGTCCTCCCGACTCCCACCTCTCCGGGATCGATGAGAACAACCTCCAAGTGGGTCGGGCCGTCTGCGAGCTCGTCGTCTCCCGACTCACCCACAATCAACTCGGCCTCCCCACCTCCCCGCGACGAGTTTTGGTCGACGGCATCTGGTGCGAGGGCGAAACACTCTCCAATCCCAGCGCACCGATCCCTCCGCGCGGAGGGCCAAGGGTATAG
- a CDS encoding glycoside hydrolase family 3 protein, translating into MITDTTQHPADSIENLIQSMSLREKIGQTVQLGLNSRFCNEETLERHLEEFPVGSVFCGGEIITSAEGKSAALREKLARAQRASKYPLLVAGDLESGAGQAVADKTRFPMLLSLAACRDEKMAYEYGKYTALEGREAGFNWTFAPVVDVQKNWLNPIVTNRGLGDDPQRVAALAGAIIEGMQDHGFAACAKHFPGDGVDFRDQHLITSVNSLTEEEWWEVHGGVFQSVIDRGVRTIMPGHIALPWCDSFRSSSGRPRPATLSEPILTQLLRERMGFEGVLVTDALIMAGFVGFASRSERLLQAFAAGNDVMLWPENDYYSLMERAIEEGRVSTERLEASVRRILTLKQQLGLLDAADAAEQFAPIEEDSEVRRQAVDLSARVADESITLVRNRENLLPLNSDRARSVLLHSAIPEQADSRYIDLLAETLEARGLEVTRHKNGNCLDVNKMEQEGKHWDAYLVVYSLQIHQMKNAVRPVGELGEVQWAQQYAETMKPITISLNTAYLTFDNPYLDTLVNAYSPCPTVIDALVRALFGELPFDGQSPVDLETIPERTGFLG; encoded by the coding sequence ATGATCACGGATACCACCCAACACCCAGCCGACTCCATCGAAAATCTGATCCAATCGATGAGTCTCCGCGAGAAGATCGGCCAGACCGTTCAGCTAGGCCTCAATTCGCGGTTTTGCAACGAAGAGACCTTGGAGCGTCATTTGGAAGAGTTCCCGGTGGGGAGTGTTTTTTGTGGGGGTGAGATCATTACCTCGGCCGAGGGGAAGTCGGCTGCTCTGCGCGAAAAACTGGCGCGGGCCCAGAGGGCCAGTAAGTATCCGCTTTTGGTGGCCGGAGATCTTGAGTCGGGAGCCGGTCAGGCGGTGGCCGACAAGACTCGATTTCCGATGCTTCTCTCTCTGGCCGCGTGCCGGGATGAGAAGATGGCCTATGAGTATGGAAAATACACCGCCCTCGAAGGACGGGAGGCCGGGTTCAACTGGACCTTTGCGCCGGTGGTCGATGTCCAAAAGAATTGGCTCAACCCGATCGTAACCAACCGCGGCTTAGGCGATGATCCTCAGCGGGTCGCGGCTCTGGCTGGAGCGATTATTGAGGGCATGCAGGATCACGGGTTCGCGGCTTGCGCGAAGCACTTCCCGGGGGATGGAGTCGATTTTCGGGACCAGCACTTGATTACTTCGGTGAACTCCCTCACCGAGGAGGAGTGGTGGGAGGTACATGGGGGAGTTTTCCAATCCGTGATCGATCGAGGGGTGCGGACGATCATGCCCGGGCATATCGCTTTGCCTTGGTGTGACTCGTTTCGATCTTCTTCGGGACGACCCAGGCCGGCGACACTGTCGGAACCGATTCTCACCCAATTGCTGCGGGAGCGGATGGGGTTCGAAGGGGTTCTGGTTACGGACGCCCTGATTATGGCCGGGTTTGTGGGGTTTGCCTCGCGGAGTGAAAGACTCCTGCAGGCCTTCGCCGCCGGCAACGACGTCATGCTCTGGCCCGAGAATGACTATTACTCGCTAATGGAACGAGCGATCGAGGAGGGGCGGGTGTCGACAGAAAGACTGGAGGCGAGCGTTCGTCGCATCCTCACTCTTAAGCAGCAACTGGGCTTGTTGGACGCAGCTGACGCGGCAGAACAGTTCGCCCCCATTGAGGAGGATTCAGAGGTGCGTCGACAAGCGGTCGATCTGTCAGCCCGGGTGGCGGACGAAAGCATCACTCTCGTTCGCAATCGCGAGAATTTGCTGCCGTTGAATTCAGACCGCGCACGATCCGTGTTGTTGCACAGCGCGATTCCCGAGCAGGCAGACAGCCGGTATATCGATCTCTTGGCGGAGACATTGGAAGCGCGTGGGCTGGAGGTTACTCGGCACAAGAATGGCAACTGCCTGGATGTTAATAAAATGGAGCAGGAGGGTAAACATTGGGATGCGTACCTCGTTGTCTATTCGCTGCAGATCCATCAGATGAAAAATGCTGTCCGTCCGGTAGGTGAGCTCGGCGAGGTGCAGTGGGCGCAGCAATATGCTGAGACGATGAAGCCGATCACCATTTCTCTGAACACGGCTTACCTGACTTTCGATAACCCGTATCTGGACACTCTCGTCAACGCCTACAGTCCATGTCCGACGGTGATTGACGCGTTGGTGCGCGCTCTCTTCGGAGAACTTCCTTTCGATGGCCAATCGCCCGTAGATCTTGAAACTATTCCGGAACGAACCGGGTTCCTAGGATAG